Below is a window of Diaminobutyricibacter sp. McL0608 DNA.
CGCTCGTCGATCTCTGGATCGAGGATGACCATCAACTCGTACTGATGCATGACTAACCCACCTCCTTTGGACTTAGCGGTTACAGACGGTCTGTAACAGGAGGGTTGTACATCTGTCGTAGGGCACACTGCGCCCAGACAACCTACCTAGCGTACCCGATGCACCCCCGCCCCGCCACTCGGCCGACTCCCATCGCCGAGAATCGCTGGTGCGACCGAGTTGACCTTGTGCGAGGGCGATTCTCGACACGGGCGGCGATTCTCGGCTAGCGCCGCGCAATGGGGGACAGCCCGGCCGCTTGCAGTCGTGCTTCGAGGGCCGAAGGCGAGCGCGCAACCTCCCAGGTCCATCGGCAGACTCGCTTGCCCGTCGAGCGAAGACGGTCCTCGCGGAGCTTCTCGGCCCAGACGATCTCGGCCATGTCGCGCCCACTCGTGTACTCGTCGCGTGTGTACTTGGCGTATCCGTCGAACTCGCCGAACACATCGTCCCATTCGAAATCCGGGTAGTCGGTGCCGCCATCGGGGCGCGCGACAGCTGTCTGGAGCTGCGGCGGAGGGAACCCGAGCAGATGTATCTGAACGCGACTGAGCGACTCTCCTGGAGATCCGGACCGCGCGTCACTGAACTCAATGGCATCCCGGGCTACCGCCGAGCCTCGCCGAGGTCCGTCCCTCCGAAGTCGCTCGAGTAGCGCACCTTTGGCCACACCCGGTGCCGTCGTTCCATCTGGAAGCGCCAGAGTTCGCTTGGTCGCGAAGTCGATCGACGTCACCGCCGAGACGAAGGGACCCGTCTTTGCCACATCCAGCAGGGTTCGCTCGAGCGTTGTCACGAGGAGCCCCCTGAATTCGGTCACGTCGTCGGCGGAGATCTTGTCGTGATGCCATACGACACCGTTCTTCGAGTGAAGTCCACGCTGACCCAGGCTCATGAGGTGCGCCTCGGGCGGCCATCTCCCGATTATCGGCAGCCCCCAGATGAATGCGGCCGAGACGTGCGAGAACACAGGCGTGAACGATCGTGTTTCGGCGGCGGCGAGCAGCAGTGCCGCGTACCGGCCCGAGGGCGACGCCTCCGACCAGGCACCCGAATCGGCGTAGACCCCGCGCCGCAACCGAACGAGTTCTCCACGGGCGGCCCGAGAATGAAGCGCATTACCGCGTTCGTGCCCGCGGGATTCTCGACGTGAGATCGAAAGGCCGACGGTGTCGAGCGACGTTACATCCATGCACCGATTCTCGGCCGCCAGCCGCACCAACGGGCCCTTCACCCGCGCATCCGTTAGTCACTCACGACCCACCCCGCCTGTGAAGGGATCGTGAGTATCGCCGCTATGGCCGAAACCGACTCGTAGAACGGCGACTCTCGGCGCTAGCGGCGACTCTCGGCGCCCGCGCCGCCCACCAGGCGGCCAGGCGTCGCGCCGCCTCCTCCTCGCCGAGAGGCCCTTCGTCCAGTCGAAGCTCGAGCAGGAACCGCAGCGCCTCGCCGACCTCGCGCCCCGGCTTCAGGTCGAGGAGCTTCATGACCCGTTCGCCGTCGAGGTCGGGGCGCACCGCATCCAGCTCCTCCTTCTCCTGGAGGTGGCGGATGCGCTCCTCGAGATCGTCGTAGGCGAACCCGAGCCGGTCCGCTTTCCGCCGGTTCCGGGTCGTCACGTCCGCCCGCGTGAGCATGTGGAGGTGTTCGAGCTGATCGCCGGCATCACGCACGTAGCGGCGCACGGCCGAATCCGTCCACGCCCCGTCGGTGTACCCGAAGAAGCGCAGGTGCAGCTCGATCAGCCGATCCACCGCGTCGACGGTGTCGTTGTCGAAGCGGAGCGCCCTCAGCCGCTTCTTCGCGAGCTTCGCACCCACGAGGTCGTGGTGATAGAAGCTGACGGCACCGCCCGGCTCGAGCCGACGGGTCGCCGGCTTCCCGATGTCGTGGAGGAGCGCCGCGAGACGGAGCACGAGGTCGGGCCGCTCGCCGGGATGACGCTCGCGTTCGTAGCCGATGGCCTGATCCAGCACCGTGAGGCTGTGCTGGTAGACGTCTTTGTGGTGGTGGTGTTCGTCGATCTCGAGCCGGAGTGCAGGGACCTCCGGAACGACCAGCTCGGCCAGGCCGGTCTCGACGAGCAGTTCGATTCCGCGGCGCGGCGCAGGGCTGCAGAGCAGCTTGGACAGCTCGTCGCGGATGCGTTCGGCACTGACGATCTCGATGCGTTCGGCCAGCTCCTCCATCGCATCGCGCGTCTCGTCGTCGACGGTGAAGCCGAGCTGTGCGGTGAAGCGGGCCGCGCGCATCATGCGCAGTGGGTCGTCACCGAAGGAGATGGCTGGAGTGCTCGGCGTGCGCAGGATGCCGCCGATCAGGTCATCGACGCCGCTCGAGGGGTCGACGAGAACCGTCTCCGGCACCCGCAGAGCGAGCGCGTTGACCGTGAAGTCCCTGCGGACCAGATCGCCTTCGAGGGTGTCTCCGAAGACGACGTCCGGCTTGCGTGTCTCTCCGTCGTAGCTGTCGGCGCGGTACGTCGTGATCTCGACCGTCTCGCCCGCGATCCGCGCGCCGATCGTGCCGAATTCGCGACCGATGTCCCAGTGGGCGTCTGCGAGCGGGGCGACCACGCGCAGGATGTCGTCCGGCCGCGCGTTCGTCGTGAAGTCGAGATCGTTCACAGGGCGGCCGAGGAGCGCATCCCTGACCGGCCCTCCTACGAGGGCGAGTTCATATCCGGCGTCGGCGAATGCCGTGGCGAGCCTGGTGACGATCGCTGTGTTCGCGAGGTCGCCGAGGCGCTCGAGGGATTCGGCGACGCTCTGCATGGTGCTTCAGTTAAACGGGGACGAGCACGCGCGAGCTCTCCACATCCGCCGCTCCTCGCCGGAGTCTCACAGGGCCCACCCCCTAGAATTGGCGACATGGAGGCCGAGCTGGAGTCGTGCGTCGACGCATGAATTCGACCGGCCGACCCCGTAGCTCGGGGCTGCGCAGGCTGGCGATGTTCGCCACAGCGGCAGTTCTGGGCGTCGTGACTTTCGCCTCCCTGGGCGCACTCGATGGCTCAGCTGCGGTCGCACAGCCGGTGACGCAGGGTCACGTCACCCGTTCGGCGGCGGACGCGGATGCTGCCAGCCAGCTGACCGTCACGGTCGCGCCCGACAACGGCGGCATCCTCGCTCCCGGCCAGGATCTCACCGTCCAGGTCTCTGTCACCAACGGCGCTGCCACCTCTTTCGTGGCCGGAACGGTCGAACTGTGGTTCGACACGTCGCCGATCGACTCCCGCAAGAGCCTCACCACGTGGCTCAGTTCGACCGACGCCGCGGCGGGCGCGCAGACCATCGGCCGCACACGGGTCGCCGGACTCGAGCCGGGCATGACCTCGGTGGTCCGCGTCACGGTGCCCGCCGCGTCCGTGCCGCTAGCCGGACGAACAGACCAGGGCGTCTTCGGCATCGGCGCCACGGTGTCCATCGGTTCCGGAACCAGGGCGGGCGCTCGTTCGACGCTGGTGTGGAACCCGGGCACCGAGATCCCCCGCTCGAACGTCTCGCTCGTGATGCCGATCACTGCTCCCGCGACGGCTGCCGGCCTCATCTCCGCTGCCGACCTCGCGGCCTTCACCGCACCGAACGGCATTCTCACCCGACAGCTCGACGGACTGCTCGGCCACCCGGCGGTCGCCATCGGCCTCGATCCCATGATCCTCGCGTCCATCCGGGTGCTCGGCACGTCCGCACCCGCGAGCGCGACGCAGTGGATGGTCTCCCTCTCGCTTCTGCCGAACGACGTCTTCTCCCTCGGCTTCGGCGACGCCGACCTCGCCGGTCAGTTCCAGAGCGGACTGACCGCACCCCTGGCTCCGACGGCGCTCGGCTATGCGATGGATCCCGCGAACTTCCAGACCGAGCCGGAGCCTGTGGGGGAGCCGACAGCGACTCCGACGGCCGGCACTCCGGGCGCCACCCCGACCCCGACACCGACGACTCCCGCTGGACCGGTGCTGCCGACCCTCGATGAGCTGATCGCGTGGCCCTTCACCCTTCACGGCATCGCGTGGCCCGCCGAGAACTCGGTGCGCACGGCCGACATCGCCTCCCTGGTGAGCAACGGGTTCACGACCCCGATCCTCTCGGGCGACAACACGAACGCTGCCGACCTCACTGCGACACCCAGCGCGGTGCTTCCGATCGCCGGCGGCAAGGCGCTCGCGTCCGATGCGGGCATCTCCTCCGCACTGCGCGACGCAGCGACCGCGACCGACGACACGACCTGGAACGCTGCAATGTCGAAGGTCAACGCCCAGCTCGGCCTCGTGAGCGAAGAGGGTGGTACGCAGCACAACCTGGTGGTGACGCTCGGTCGCGCCTGGCCTTCGAGCGGAACCCAGCTGGAACGCACCTTCCGGGCCATCCAGACCTCCCCGTGGGCCACCGCGGTGACCCTTCCTCAGATCGTGTCGAGCGCGCCCACCCCGGGCCTGGCCGTGAAGAACAGGTCCGAGGCCGCGGCGCGCATCACCGGCATCAAAGGGCTCCTCGACACGGAAGCACGCATCGACGACTTCGCGACGATCCTCGACGACCCGACGACCATGACCGGCCAGAACCGCGCCCAACTCCTCACCCTGCTCGGCGTTTCATGGCTCGAGCCGCGCAACGACTGGGCGAGCGCCGTCTCGAACAATCTCCGAGCGTCGTTCAGGACCCTCGACTCGGTGAAGATCCTGCCCACCGAGAACGTCAATCTCGTGAGCGCCCAGGGATCGATCCCGTTCACCGTGAGCAACGGTCTGAGGAATGAGGCCGTGACGATCGTGCTCAGCGCCTCTCCGTCGAACAGCCGGCTCGAGATCGATGAAGACGCGACGAAGCGCATCCAGCCGGATTCCCGCGCAACGGTGCTGGTGCCGGTCAAGGCCAAGCTCGGCAACGGACAGGTGATCCTCACGCTGCAGCTGCTCAGTCCGACGGGCGTGAAGATCGGGATGCCGACGGCGGTGACGGTGGATGTCCACGCCGACTGGGAGGGCATCGGCGCCCTGATCATCGGTGTGCTCCTCGTCCTCCTCTTCGGTTTCGGCATTGTGCGCAACATCCTCCGCCGGCGTCGCGAGAACGCCGCCGGAGAGGGCGGCGACTCGGATGCGGATGCTGACGCTGCTGCGGATCCTGACGCTGACGCTGTCTCGGATGCGGATGCCACGGCCGGCTCCGACGGTCAACCCGACGACTCGAAGGAGCCGAGTGTCTAGCATCGGCCGCTCAAGCGCCGTGCTCGCATCGGGCACGCTCGTCTCCCGGATCCTCGGGTTCGCCAAAGCCTGGCTTCTCCTGCAGGCGATCGGCGCCCTGAGCTTCGCCGGAAACGCCTACGCCACCTCGACGATCGTCCCCAACAGCATCTACGCGATCATCGCCCAGGGCATCCTCAACGCGATTCTCGTCCCGCAGATCGTGCGGGCATCCGTCCACGCCGATGGCGGCAAGGCGTACATAAACAAGCTGGTCACGCTCGGAATTCTCATCTTCGCGGCAGTCGCGCTGGTGGCAACTCTGCTGTCGCCGGTCCTGATGCAGCTGTTCGGCCTGCGCGGCGCGCCCGCCGAACTGGCGACGATGTTCGCCTACTGGTCGCTACCCCAGATCTTCTTCCTCGGGCTCTACACCCTGCTCGGCGAAGTTCTGAACGCCCGCAAGTCCTTCGGTCCTTTCACCTGGGCTCCCGTGGTCAACAACGTCGTCGCCATTGCGATGCTCATCATCTTCATCGTCGCGTTCGGCGCGGATCCGTACGGCCACCGCTCACCGGTGTGGACGCCGACGATGGTGGCGATCCTCGCCGGCGGCGCGACCCTTGGCGTCGCGGTGCAGGCCCTCATCCTGTTCTTCTTCTGGAAGCGGATCGGCCTGCGCTTCCGCTTCGACTTCCGGTGGCGGGGCGTCAACCTTGGACATGCGGGAAAGGCGGCCGGCTGGACGTTCGCCATGCTGCTGGCGACTCAGGCAGCAGGCCTCATCGAGACGAATGTCGCGAACTCTGCGGGCCCGGGCTTCGCCGGTCCGCTGCTGATGAACAACGCGTGGCTGATCTTCATGCTCCCGCACGGCATCATCGCGGTCTCGATCGTGACCGCCTTCTACACCCGGATGGCCGAGCACGCGCACGCAAACGACGTCGCCTCATTCCGCACGGATTTCTCGAGCGCCGCGCGCTCGATACTGCTCCTGATCACGTTCTGCTCCGCCGCCCTCATCGTCGTGGCGTTCCCGCTGGCGAGGATCTTCACTCCGGACTACCAGCCCCTCGGCTTCATCCTCATCGGCTATCTGGTGGGCCTGGTGCCGTTCTCGCTTGTCTTCATGTCCCAGCGCGCCTTCTATTCGCTCGGCGACACTCGGACCCCGTTCTACTTCACACTCGCACAGGTCGCCGTCATCGTCGTCGGTGTGCTCCTCTGCTTCATGGTTGCGCCGGACTTCCGGGCGGCGGCGATCGCCCTCGTCGTCTCTATCGCGGGCGGGATCCAGGCCATCATCGCGGTCTCCCTGCTCAGGCGCCGGATCGGGGGAGTGGATGGGCGGCGCATCGCGAGCGGCCTGTGGCGCTTCCTCGTCGCTGCCGCCGTCTCGATGGTCGCCGGTGCCGGGGTGATGCTCCTCCTCGGCGGCGTATCCGACGGGGCCTTCCCGGTGTCCGGATTCCTGGCTGCAGTCATCTCGATCGCGTTGGCCGGCGTGGTGATGCTCGCCGTCTATGTCGGGGCACTCGTGCTGCTGCGTTCGAGTGATCTGAAGACCGGTCTGGCGCCACTGACGAAACGTTTGAGCCGCCGTTCCGAACACACAGACGACGCGGAATAGCATCCACCTAGGATGTGTTGTATGGGTCAGCGAGTCTTATCGGCCCGTCTTTGATAGTGCAAGGAGTCCTCGAGTGCGGCAGATCATCATCATCGGTTCCGGCCCTGCCGGATATACGGCAGCCGTGTATGCGGCCCGCGCCAACCTCAAGCCGCTGTTGATCGCCTCATCCGTCGAGGCCGGCGGTGAGTTGATGAACACCACCGAGGTGGAGAACTTCCCCGGGTTCCCCGACGGGATCCAGGGTCCCGACCTGATGATGAAGATGCAGGCGCAGGCCGAACGTTTCGGCACCGAGGTCGTTCTCGACGACGTCGTGAGTGTGGAGCTCGCAGGTGACGTGAAGACGGTGACGCTCGGGTCCGGTGCCGTGCACCAGGCGCTCGCGGTGATCTTCGCCACGGGCTCTGCGTACCGCAAGCTCGGGCTCGAAGACGAAGAGCGTCTCGCCGGCCACGGTGTTTCCTGGTGTGCCACGTGTGACGGGTTCTTCTTCCGCGAGCGCGTGATCGCGGTCGTCGGTGGCGGCGACTCCGCGATGGAAGAGGCGAACTTCCTCACCCGCTTCGCCGACAAGGTCTACGTGATCCACCGCAAGGACAGCCTTCGCGCGTCGAAGATCATGCAGGACCGCGCTTTCGCGAACGACAAGATCGAGTTCGTGTGGAACTCCGAGGTCGTCGGGATCCAGGGCACCGAGACGGTCACGGGGCTCACCCTGCGCGACACTGTGACTGGTGCAGAGCGTCCCCTCGAGCTGCAGGGCCTGTTCATCGCGATCGGAAACGACCCGCGCGTGCACCTCGTTCACGGCCAGCTCGACCTCACTTCGGATGGCACGATCGCCGTCGCCGGCCGGAGTTCCAAGACAGCGATCGCCGGTGTGTTCGCCGCCGGTGACGTGGTCGACCCGACCTACCGCCAGGCTGTCACGGCCGCGGCGTCCGGTACCGTTGCGGCGCTCGATGCCGAACACTACCTCGCAAGCCTTCCCGAAGACCTGCTGGCCCAGGCCGGCGATCTCGAACTCACCACAACCGCATAAAGGAGAAACACAAAAATGTCTGCAGCACGTTCGGTCACGGACGCTTCCTTCCAGGACGACGTCCTGAACAGCGAGAAGACGATCCTCGTTGATTTCTGGGCTGAATGGTGCGGCCCGTGTCGCGCCGTCGGACCCATCCTCGACCAGATCGCCGTCGAGCACGCCGACAAGATCGAGGTCGTCAAGCTGAATGTCGACGAGAACCCGCAGACCGCTGCGAAGTACCAGATCACCTCCATCCCCGCGATGAAGGTGTACCAGGGTGGCGAGGTCGTCAAGACCGTCATCGGTGCCAAGCCGAAGCCTGCCCTCGAAGCCGACCTCGCCGCCTACCTTTCGTAGCCGACGAGCGTTTCACAGACCCGTCCGGCACACGCCGGGCGGGTCTTTTTCTTTGTACCCGTGTTCCACGTGAAACATCCCCGATTCTCTGCAATCGGGGTCCCCCAAATAGCATTGGCAGCAGCGTTCAGAACGGATGACAAGTGACAGATCAGGGCAGCCCGACTT
It encodes the following:
- a CDS encoding CCA tRNA nucleotidyltransferase → MQSVAESLERLGDLANTAIVTRLATAFADAGYELALVGGPVRDALLGRPVNDLDFTTNARPDDILRVVAPLADAHWDIGREFGTIGARIAGETVEITTYRADSYDGETRKPDVVFGDTLEGDLVRRDFTVNALALRVPETVLVDPSSGVDDLIGGILRTPSTPAISFGDDPLRMMRAARFTAQLGFTVDDETRDAMEELAERIEIVSAERIRDELSKLLCSPAPRRGIELLVETGLAELVVPEVPALRLEIDEHHHHKDVYQHSLTVLDQAIGYERERHPGERPDLVLRLAALLHDIGKPATRRLEPGGAVSFYHHDLVGAKLAKKRLRALRFDNDTVDAVDRLIELHLRFFGYTDGAWTDSAVRRYVRDAGDQLEHLHMLTRADVTTRNRRKADRLGFAYDDLEERIRHLQEKEELDAVRPDLDGERVMKLLDLKPGREVGEALRFLLELRLDEGPLGEEEAARRLAAWWAARAPRVAASAESRRSTSRFRP
- a CDS encoding DUF6049 family protein, with amino-acid sequence MNSTGRPRSSGLRRLAMFATAAVLGVVTFASLGALDGSAAVAQPVTQGHVTRSAADADAASQLTVTVAPDNGGILAPGQDLTVQVSVTNGAATSFVAGTVELWFDTSPIDSRKSLTTWLSSTDAAAGAQTIGRTRVAGLEPGMTSVVRVTVPAASVPLAGRTDQGVFGIGATVSIGSGTRAGARSTLVWNPGTEIPRSNVSLVMPITAPATAAGLISAADLAAFTAPNGILTRQLDGLLGHPAVAIGLDPMILASIRVLGTSAPASATQWMVSLSLLPNDVFSLGFGDADLAGQFQSGLTAPLAPTALGYAMDPANFQTEPEPVGEPTATPTAGTPGATPTPTPTTPAGPVLPTLDELIAWPFTLHGIAWPAENSVRTADIASLVSNGFTTPILSGDNTNAADLTATPSAVLPIAGGKALASDAGISSALRDAATATDDTTWNAAMSKVNAQLGLVSEEGGTQHNLVVTLGRAWPSSGTQLERTFRAIQTSPWATAVTLPQIVSSAPTPGLAVKNRSEAAARITGIKGLLDTEARIDDFATILDDPTTMTGQNRAQLLTLLGVSWLEPRNDWASAVSNNLRASFRTLDSVKILPTENVNLVSAQGSIPFTVSNGLRNEAVTIVLSASPSNSRLEIDEDATKRIQPDSRATVLVPVKAKLGNGQVILTLQLLSPTGVKIGMPTAVTVDVHADWEGIGALIIGVLLVLLFGFGIVRNILRRRRENAAGEGGDSDADADAAADPDADAVSDADATAGSDGQPDDSKEPSV
- the murJ gene encoding murein biosynthesis integral membrane protein MurJ translates to MSSIGRSSAVLASGTLVSRILGFAKAWLLLQAIGALSFAGNAYATSTIVPNSIYAIIAQGILNAILVPQIVRASVHADGGKAYINKLVTLGILIFAAVALVATLLSPVLMQLFGLRGAPAELATMFAYWSLPQIFFLGLYTLLGEVLNARKSFGPFTWAPVVNNVVAIAMLIIFIVAFGADPYGHRSPVWTPTMVAILAGGATLGVAVQALILFFFWKRIGLRFRFDFRWRGVNLGHAGKAAGWTFAMLLATQAAGLIETNVANSAGPGFAGPLLMNNAWLIFMLPHGIIAVSIVTAFYTRMAEHAHANDVASFRTDFSSAARSILLLITFCSAALIVVAFPLARIFTPDYQPLGFILIGYLVGLVPFSLVFMSQRAFYSLGDTRTPFYFTLAQVAVIVVGVLLCFMVAPDFRAAAIALVVSIAGGIQAIIAVSLLRRRIGGVDGRRIASGLWRFLVAAAVSMVAGAGVMLLLGGVSDGAFPVSGFLAAVISIALAGVVMLAVYVGALVLLRSSDLKTGLAPLTKRLSRRSEHTDDAE
- the trxB gene encoding thioredoxin-disulfide reductase, which produces MRQIIIIGSGPAGYTAAVYAARANLKPLLIASSVEAGGELMNTTEVENFPGFPDGIQGPDLMMKMQAQAERFGTEVVLDDVVSVELAGDVKTVTLGSGAVHQALAVIFATGSAYRKLGLEDEERLAGHGVSWCATCDGFFFRERVIAVVGGGDSAMEEANFLTRFADKVYVIHRKDSLRASKIMQDRAFANDKIEFVWNSEVVGIQGTETVTGLTLRDTVTGAERPLELQGLFIAIGNDPRVHLVHGQLDLTSDGTIAVAGRSSKTAIAGVFAAGDVVDPTYRQAVTAAASGTVAALDAEHYLASLPEDLLAQAGDLELTTTA
- the trxA gene encoding thioredoxin, producing the protein MSAARSVTDASFQDDVLNSEKTILVDFWAEWCGPCRAVGPILDQIAVEHADKIEVVKLNVDENPQTAAKYQITSIPAMKVYQGGEVVKTVIGAKPKPALEADLAAYLS